Genomic segment of Solanum stenotomum isolate F172 unplaced genomic scaffold, ASM1918654v1 scaffold18682, whole genome shotgun sequence:
agaataataaataaaataattgaatcaatGCAATACAAATTGATTAAAGTTAATAATGTATGGATAAGGACCTGAGTATAATGAACGAGTAAAAATAAACCGAACAAAAGTaccaacttaaaaaaaaaaaaaaaaaaaaaacatgtcctCAAATCATTGTCATTCTTAAATTCCCACTTGctaataaattattatagtaTTAATACTTTACTATCTTTGTCCTTTCAATTTGAACCAACCAAgatgtttcttttattttattttttaaattcttgaaCCAATTTGAGATGTTTGACTAATATTTctaaatcttgaaaaaaaaaaaccctataCATTATAAAGCAACATATGTAATGAACCCCATTACTTCTTTCCCTTCATCTACTTTCAACATTTATGATTTTATCCAAATTCTTGAAACCATGAAAAGTTTGAAACTTTACtatctttttccctttttagttTTATCATTTCTTGTTTTGTCTTTCCCTTTGATAACATCATCAAGTATTTTGCTTAAAGGTGATTCTTTTTCAGTTAAAGATGATTCACATTTCATTACTTCTCCACAAAAAACATTCACTTGTGGTTTTTATCCTATAGAAAGTACTAGTAATGCTTATTATTTTGGAATTTGGTATACAAATTCAAGAGAAAAAACTGTTgtttggaatgctaaacaagaTAGGCCTGTTAATCTCAAAGGGTCAAAGTTAACATTAAGAAAGAATGGAGCTTTAGTTTTAACAGATGTTGATGATACAATTGTTTGGCAAACAAACACAACATCATTTGATGTTGAAAAGGCAGAGGTTCTTGAAACAGGAAACTTAGTATTGAAGAATCCTAAAGGTGATGTTTTGTGGCAGAGTTTTGATTTGCCTACGGATACTTTATTGCCTTATCAAAGATTTACCAAGAATCATAGATTGGTTCCTCCTTTAAGGAAAGGGAGTTTATCACCTGGATACTTTAGTTTGTACTTTGATAGTGATAATGTACTGAGAATGATTTATGATGGTCCTTTAGTTTCGAGTATATACTGGCCTAATCTCGATAGGGATACGTATGGGAATGGTAGAACTAGTCAAAATAGTAGTAGATTTGCTTATTTTGATGGAATGGGTAGATTTTTCTCAAGTGATATGTTGCAATTCAATGTTTCTGATATGGGGTTTGGGATATTGAGAAGATTGACAATAGATACTGATGGGAATTTGAGGATGTATAGTTTGGATAACTCAACATGGTTATGGAAGATGTCGTGGCAAGCTATTGCACAACCTTGTATTGTGCATGGAATATGTGGAAGATTTTCGATATGTACTTATGTATCGAAGCCTAAATGTACATGTCCTCCTGGATATGAGATGGTTAATGGAAGTGATTGGAGTAGAGGTTGTAGGCCATTGTTTAGATCAAGAAGTTTGGAGTCTAAACAACATGTAAAGTTTGTGGAGATTCCTAATGTTAATTACTGGGGTTTTGATCTCAATATCACTACTCCTTTGTCATTTGAATCTTGTAGGGCAATGTGCTTGGACGATCCAAGTTGTCGTGCATTTGTTTATAGGTTAACTGGTGAGGGATCATGCTATACTAAAGGCATCCTTATTAATGGATACAGGTCTCctggttttcctgaaagtgtatTTATGAAAGTCCCTATGAATCTAAGTGCATCAGAATCAGGTGTTTTGATGCTTGAAGGTACTGATGCAAAATGTGGATTGAGTCCCGAAAACATTCTTTTTGGTTCTCCTTCTATGGTGAAGTGGATTTATCTTTACCTGTTTTGTTTCACCCTTGGTGGAATAGAGATTCTGTTCTTCGTGTTAGGCTGGTGGGCGTTGTCCAGTAAACATGGGATTCCTGCTTCCATTGAGGATGGATATAAATTGGTGTCATCGACTCAGTTCCGGAGGTTTACGTATACTGAACT
This window contains:
- the LOC125850705 gene encoding putative receptor protein kinase ZmPK1; protein product: MKSLKLYYLFPFLVLSFLVLSFPLITSSSILLKGDSFSVKDDSHFITSPQKTFTCGFYPIESTSNAYYFGIWYTNSREKTVVWNAKQDRPVNLKGSKLTLRKNGALVLTDVDDTIVWQTNTTSFDVEKAEVLETGNLVLKNPKGDVLWQSFDLPTDTLLPYQRFTKNHRLVPPLRKGSLSPGYFSLYFDSDNVLRMIYDGPLVSSIYWPNLDRDTYGNGRTSQNSSRFAYFDGMGRFFSSDMLQFNVSDMGFGILRRLTIDTDGNLRMYSLDNSTWLWKMSWQAIAQPCIVHGICGRFSICTYVSKPKCTCPPGYEMVNGSDWSRGCRPLFRSRSLESKQHVKFVEIPNVNYWGFDLNITTPLSFESCRAMCLDDPSCRAFVYRLTGEGSCYTKGILINGYRSPGFPESVFMKVPMNLSASESGVLMLEGTDAKCGLSPENILFGSPSMVKWIYLYLFCFTLGGIEILFFVLGWWALSSKHGIPASIEDGYKLVSSTQFRRFTYTELKKATKNFKVVLGRGGSGAVYKGVLADGRAVAVKKLANEFQEEFWAEMTTIGRFNHMHLVRMLGFCSEGRRQLLVYEYVENSSLDRHLSKADILGWKQRFAVALGTAKGLAYLHDECLEWVIHCDVKPENILLDSEFKPKIADFGLAKLSQRGGPGSDFSKIRGTKGYMAPEWALNQPITAKVDVYAFGIVILEMIKGSRLSSWVEDDSECDHEQDSQLGKFVRMVKRKIQSGEDSWVEKLVDPRLEGKFSKNQAVTLIEIGLSCVEQDRNKRPTMASVVQTLLDCEDETTQIT